A window of Gudongella oleilytica genomic DNA:
ATTTTCTGCCCTGTTCCAGATCCATCCTTTCTGATAAATATGCATTGACTGATGCCACTCTCATTGCTTCATCTATGATCAATATGCCCTCTGTTATGGAGTTTATAAGAGTCTCAAGCTCATTCGACCTGTATTCCAGCTGTTTGCCATAGTCCTTCTCCTTCAGCATTGTATTTATGATCCCTTTGAGCTGATCCTCAAGCCTCTCATAGCCATCTCTGTTGTTTAGAAGGTTATCCCGCGATTTCTCGTCAAATGCACATAGCCCCAATACTCCGATGATATCGCCCTCGTAGCTTATGGGGAGACATATCTCGACGAGTTCGCTGCAATCATCCTTGCTCTCGCAATCGCCGCATATGCAGTGAAGCCTTGGATTCTCTATAAAGTACTGTTCGCCTGTATTAATACACTTATGAAAGGCAGAATTGCTGGGTGCTTGTCTTCCGATCGCCTCACTGTGCCTTCCTGTCCCAACCACTCTTTCAAGGCTTTCATCTACGATGGTGATATCTACATTTGTCACTGCATGAAGTGCTTCAATTATGTGCTGCAGTTCGCCCTTTATATTATTGAGCATGCTCATGGAGTTAACTCCTTTCTCAAATCAGATAATTGCTTCTCATATTTGATAAGTCAATTTAACAGCTTTTTTAGGGTTATGCTTCGTTCTCTCAGCAATAGATTATCATTATTGATAAATCAGTGCAATTATTTTTCAGACATAAGTCGGAAATTGAGTAAAATAAGCCATTATCAGTAAAAGATATCCTGGCACGGGAATTGCATTACTATTTGATGGAGGTGGAGATATGACAAATTCTAACGTATTGATCGATATATTAAAGGACCAGGTCAAGCCTGCACTTGGCTGTACGGAGCCTGGAGCTGTTGCTTTTTGCGCAGCAAGAGCAGCCGAACTGCTGGCATGCCCGGTTGAAAAAATGGAACTGGTGGTAAACAATAATATTTTGAAAAATGGAATGAGTGTGGGAATACCGGGCACTATCGAGAGAGGTCTTGACTTCGCAGCCGCTCTTGGCATCTTCTGCGGCAACCCCGATTACGGGCTTGAGGTCCTAAAGACTATTGATGGACCCTGCATATCAAAATCCCGGGAAATGGTCGATGCCGGAAGAATAAAGGTGATCCTTGACAAGGAACTTACCAGTCTTTACATAAAGGCCACAGCATGGGGTGAAGGAAACATATCTGAAGTTGAAATCAAGGATACCCATACAAATATAGTTCTTGAGAGACTGAATGGTCATATCACATATCAGAAGGATCAATCATTTGCTGAGGATCAGCGGCCAAATCCTAAAACAGAGGACATTAGATTCAGGATAAAGGAATTTACTATCGGGCAGCTTATTGACTTTGCCAATGAATGCCCTATAGAGGACCTGTCCTTTATCAACGATGGGATCGAGATGAATCTTTCACTGGCAAAAGTGGGAATCAATGAGGATATCGGGCTCGGAATGGGCAAGCACTTCAAGGCTCAGATAACCGACGCCTTTTCCAAGGCAAAGGCATATACGGTATCGGCATCAGAGGCAAGAATGACTGGATATCCACTGCCTGTAATGAGCAGCGCCGGATCAGGAAACCATGGCCTGGTTGCAATAATACCCATCTCTGTACTTGGGCTGGAATCAGGCGTTGAAAAAGACCTGATAATTCGATCAGTAG
This region includes:
- a CDS encoding serine dehydratase subunit alpha family protein, with the protein product MTNSNVLIDILKDQVKPALGCTEPGAVAFCAARAAELLACPVEKMELVVNNNILKNGMSVGIPGTIERGLDFAAALGIFCGNPDYGLEVLKTIDGPCISKSREMVDAGRIKVILDKELTSLYIKATAWGEGNISEVEIKDTHTNIVLERLNGHITYQKDQSFAEDQRPNPKTEDIRFRIKEFTIGQLIDFANECPIEDLSFINDGIEMNLSLAKVGINEDIGLGMGKHFKAQITDAFSKAKAYTVSASEARMTGYPLPVMSSAGSGNHGLVAIIPISVLGLESGVEKDLIIRSVALSHLVTIYVKVHLGVLTPVCGCGVAAGVGCASGIANLKSGTVEQIEASINNMIAGVSGMFCDGAKIGCAYKLAISVDAAKDASLMALSGIRIPSDNGILGNTPEESIRNLAHVSTKGMSNTDEAILDVMIEKCV